In Ornithorhynchus anatinus isolate Pmale09 chromosome 5, mOrnAna1.pri.v4, whole genome shotgun sequence, the DNA window GGGATGGTCATCGAGGAGGTTCAGTGGAGAAGtgaaggcgggggtggggtggtcaTCGGTCAAGTCCACTGGCAGGGCTGCATTAAATGACTTTGGGGCGGCCTTAACGTCACCACTGATGAGGTGATAACAGACCCACCAACTGGCGGGGATGTAGGGGAGCAGTGGGAGGGGCCTCCTGCTTTTTCCCAAGGGATGAGCTGagactggggagaagggaaggaaagagcaggTGCCCAGAGCCaggcgccgccccccgccccccaacctcgaCAAGAGGCTTTCCTGGTACTTCTTTtcctcctggctccctctccaaGCGTTGCCTGTGGTTTACTCTTCCGAAAGAGGTtgggggtgaagagagggaggagaaggggtgccGGGGAGTCCCTTTCTCCCCACGTGCCAGTGACACCCCGAAGCAAGGCACCCCGATAAGTAAACATACAAGAGGCCTGCACACGTGTCACCTCCTACCCGGTTTAAACACCTCGTACACGCTCCCTCTTCCTAGTCACAGTCAAAATAACGACCTCTCCTAACCATAAATATACAAGACTTCTCCCGGTAAGGAAGAGCCTGGGGTCGGGGCGCAGGCCCTGAGGGGTCGTGGTCCCGGAGGTACCTGGAGGTAGCGGCCCTGGTGGATGCAGCCACAGGCGGTGGAGGGCACGCAGTGTCCGGCCTCGGCCAGGGTCCCCGCGGGGCACTCGCAGCCTTCGAAACACTCTATCGGGATCCCGGTTGGGAAGATGCCCGATGCGCACAAGGTCTCCTGGGGCCGGAGACAGTGGGTGGACAGCGTCCCCGGGGTGCAGCTCAGagctgggagagggcagagaaaggTCGTGAACGGAGGGTGGCCCAGGACACACGGCCCCACTGCAAGCTTACAAAGGACGGGCATGGGGAGGTGGGCTGCCCGTCGTCAGTGAATCTGCCCATCTCgacgtctgtgtgtgtgtttgtgtgtgcgtgtgtgtgtgtttgtgtgtactgGGTGTCCGCCTCAAAGTTTGTCTTATGCGCCCGTGCGTGTCCTTGGTGCCCATGCGTAAGTGTGTCCACCTCGGTGTGCTGTGCGTGTGTCCTCTTCGGGGGTCCTTTGCGGTATCCGCATTTCGGCCGAGAAGGGGCAGGCCTGAGTCCCtccgttcccccctcccccagcccttcccactCCGGTCAGCAAGGGTGTGGGGCAGTCGGGCTTGGGgaccctcactctccccatctccgatCCTCGTCgcgttccctccccccgccctccccaaggAGGCTGTGGCGCGCCCCTCCCAAGCAGGGGCGGATGGGCGGGGGGCGCGCTCACGGCAGAAGGTGCTGTTCCTCCAAGGCCCGAGCGGGGCGCTCACCCCGCGGCACACGACGGCGTAAGCGTGGAGGCCGCGGCAGAGCGAGCTCGGGTGTCCGGCCGTGGAGCACAGCTCCTCCACGCAGCGCTGCGCGAACTGGGCCGGGGCCACGTGGGCGTGGCAGGCGGCGAAGGGCCCGTCCGGCAGCTCCAGGAGCCCGCAGGCCCGGGGCCCCTCATACGCGTCGCCGGAGCAGGACCCGCAGCGCTCGCCACAGTGGCTCCGGCAGGCCTGCCCGGCCTCGGGCCGCGCCCACGCCTCCGTGAAGGGCTTCGGGTCGTTGGCCTGCTGGCCGTCGGGCAGGAGCAGATCGTCCCCCGGGTCCTCGTTGAAGTTGCCGCAGAGGCCGCAGACCCGGCCGCGGTAGGCGCCCGACAGCCGCAGCAGGATGAAGCCGTCGGCGTCGGTCAGCTTCCCGCCACCTTCCCATTTTAGCATCGTCGTTGCGCCCACCTGGTTGACCAGCACTCCGGCCTCCTTCAGTTCCAGGGGCAGTATCACCATCTCGCCGTCCACCTGCGGGCGGGAGAGACGGGgagccggcggcggggcccggcaggAGGGGAGAACGACAGCCGGGGGAGTGGGGTCGGGGGCCGAGGGTCAGTGGGGGGAGACGGAGCCCAGGAGGGCCGAGGACCAGGGTAGGTAGGGGGATCTGGGTGGACGGGGACCTAGGgagcgagagggagaggggaggcgggaggacggggcccgggggtcggcaaGGAGAGGGGACCCGGGAGGAAGGGCACCAGGGCGCCCGGGGAGAGCTTTGGCTCACCTCCACCAGCCAGGGGGTCTTGCGGTGGAGGGTGAGCGAGACTCCAGCTACGGTGATCACCAGGCTTCCGGGGTCCCCCAACTTATCCTTCAGCAAGACGATGGAAAAAggctcggggccgggggagcaGGTGCGGGCCAGCGTGTAGCCGCACGCCCCCCAGGCCGAGAAGGATCGGCCGTCGAAGGACACGACGTGCGCAGCGGAGGCGATCGTGCAGCGCCCGTCGAGGCCCACTGGGAGGCAGGTCCAGGCGCCCTGTTGCAGCTGGCACTCCTCCTTGGCCTCGCACGCCCACGGCTCGCAGGCCAGAGACCCCCCCGGCGCGCACGAGCAGCGCTTGGTGCAGTCGGGGCCCGAGTAGAAGGGGCCTCCGTCGGGCGGGTGGTAGCGGCCGTCGAGCACACAGCCGCAGTCGGCGGGGAGGACGCAGGCGGCCCCGCTCAGCACGTGGCCGGTGTCGCAGGCGCAGCCCTCGCGGGGGGAGGACACGCAGCCCGCCGGCGGGGCCAGGTCCCGGCAGGTGACCGGGCAGCCGTCGCCGCGGAGCTCGTAGTGGGAGTTCGGGGGGCAGGTCACGTCTGCCGGGAGGGAAAGGCGGAGTTAAGGGCAGCCGGGGTCCCAGCCGCCCCGAGCGGccgccggccccgaccccccgcccccccgcccgccgcccgccggctcCTCACCGCACTGGGCGAGGCTCCTCCACTCCTGCAGCTCCGCCCCTGCTCCCTGGCACGCGGCCACGTAGGCGGCGATGGCGTCGCAGACCAGCTCCggctcccccttccccggggccccccggccggggcgggcctCGATGCAGGCTCGCAGGAAGGGGTCGGGGTCCAGGGTGGCGTGGCAGCCGGCCAGGGGCCCCTCGCGGTCCGCCACGACCGAGCAGGGGCCCTCCCGCCGCCGCTCCTGCTCCTCGTCGCTCAGCGCCTGGGCGCTGCTCGGCTCGCAGGCCCCCTCCTTCAGCCGCCAACTCTCCTCGAAAGATTGCGGCCCCTTCCCGTCGTCCGCGTCCCCTCGCGGGCCCGCCtcgtccccggccccgggctccaggTCGTTCGCGGCGTCCCCGTCGCCGTCCCCGCACAGGCCCTCCAGGGCCCCGCGGTAGGAGGCGGGCACCTCCACGTGCAGCAGCCCCGACCCCTCGGACACTGCCAGGTGAAGGTCGAAGGCCGTGAGGAGCACCAGGTCCTGACCGCTGCGGTACGCCAGGTAGCCGGCGGGGTCGGACACGGGCAGGAAGACCGTCTCGCCGTCcacctgagggaggagagggatgagggggccggggcccctgGCGTCCGGGcgtcccgcccgccggcccctgccccccgccgGCGCATGCCACCTGCCCGGAGCCCCGGGCCGAGTCTCGCTCTCACCTGCAGCCTGTCCAGTGCCCCGCGCTCCACCTTCAAGTTCCGGTTCCCGACCTCCAGGCCGAGGATCCAGTCATCCGCCTCTCCGCCGACGGTCACCGCAAACGGCTGCAGCCTGCCTCCGGACGGGCCCGAGTGCCTGGCCAGGAGCAGCGAGCATCCTCCGGTGAGCCCGGCCTGCCGCCCGTCGAAGGTGGTCAGCTGGCCGCCGGCCAGGCTGCAGAGGACCATGGAGAGCGCGTGGCAGCCCACCACCCCGTCGCGCACGGCACAGCGCTCCCGGGGGCCGCAGCCCCACGGCTGGCAGCGGGCCTGACTCCCACCTCCCTCCGGACACTGGCAGCGCTCGCGGCAGCCGCTGGTCGCCCACTCCTGGCCCAGCTGGTAGTAGCGGCCATGGTGGGAGCAGCCGCAGGTGTCGAGGCTGACGCAGTCATCCCCGCTCGCCACGAATCCGTCGTCGCACTGGCAGCGTTCGGCGCAGGGCAGAGGGCACGTCTCGGCCGGGCGCAGAGAGGAACAGCTGGCTGGGCAGGAGCTGGCGCAGAGCTCGTAGTGGCTATGGGCAGGGCAGGACAGACCTGCGGGACCGAGAGATGGGGTCAGCGCCGGATCAGTGGGGGatcgggaggggaaggagaagggagtgaaggagagaggggtggagggacagggagaaggaagaggaggaggaagaggaggaggaggaagaggaggaggaggaggaggaggaagaggaggaggaggaggaggaggaggaggaggaggggagagaaagaagagagagggagggagaaaggagggaaggggacagaggggcAAGAAGGAGACTAGACGGGGAGTCGGGTCTGGATCTGGTTAGGGCGAGGGGAGGATCTGGGACTGGGGGTGGAGAACTGGAGGATGGGAGgtgtggctgggggcggggacccGCGAAATGGGAGATGAGGTTGGAGGCGGGAACTCGGGGTTTGGAAATGAGACTTGGGGCGGGAATCTAGAAGCGCagaaggagggatgaggaggagttgggggaccGAAGGCCAGGGACCAATAACCGGGGGTCTCAACTCACGGCAGCCGGCCATCTCCCTCCACTCCTGCAGGGTTGCCCCTGTCCGTTGGCACTCTGCCGCGTACCTACTCAACGCCTGGCACAGGATCTGGCGGGCGCCCCAGTTTGAACAAACATAGTACAGGCAATTTTCCACATACTGGGCGGGCGGGACGGCAGCGTGGCAGCCGGCGAAGGGGCCGGGGACGCCCGTGGATAGGATCCCGCAGAAGCCGGGGCTGCCGTAGAGCTGCTTTTCCTGCGGGCTGCAGCTCGAACAATGCGGCTCACATTCATCCGAGCAGGAGTCGTCGTCGGCCACCTTCCACTCCCGCACCCAGGCTTCTATCCCCGGGTGCGACCGCCCGTCTGGCAAGATCACGTCGTCGCTCGAATCCCCGTTAAAGTCCCCGCACAGGCCTTGAGTTCGGCCCCGGTACCGGAGGCCCAGTCTGACCATGAGGATCCAGCCGCGATAGAGGACGCTCAGCCCCACGTTCGTCTTCAAGATGATATTTCGGCCACTGAGGGACAGGCGGATTGCGCCCGAGGCCAGGGACACCGGCAGCTTCGTCAAGATGCCGTCcagctgagggcaggggacagtCAGACCGGCAGGGCAGGGCCTGTTCCCCTGACCCCTCTAGCCTCACCCCGGAATTGGAATGGCGAGAGAGACCCCGGCCGCTGTTCCCCCTGACCCTCCACCTTTCCCCGCTCCcgccgctccccctcctcctcgcgctcctccctagactggaagctcgtcacgggcagagaacctgtctatttgctctattttattctcccaagcgcttagtgcgatactaagagaagcagcttggcatagtggatagagcacaggtccgggcgtcagaagatcatgggttctaatcccggctccaccacttgtctgctgtgtgacctgggacaagtcacttctctgggcctcagttaccttatccgtaaaatggggattgagacaggggctgggtccacctcgatttgcttgatttcacccgagagcttagtacagtgcctgacccctggtggcgcttaacaaataccgtgattacggtcattattattattcgtctgcacacactaagcgttcagtaaatagtactgactgacggactgactgaccatCACCGAGGTCCGGCCTTCGCGCTGCAGCGACACGGTGTGGTTCAAGAGCTGAACGTCGGTCTGCCACTCAGCGCTCAACGCCCCGTTACTGCGTTGGCCGTTCCTGAAGAGGATGGTGAAGGGCGTGAGCCGGGCCGAGGGCGGGGAGGCTCCCTGCCCCGACCCCGCCTCGGGGAGGCGCAACGAGGCCAGGACGTAGGTACATCGGCCCTGGAAGCTGTACGTATTCCCGTCGAAGGTGGAAAATTGGTGGTCCCCCCAGGCCATACAGGTGGCCATATCCTCTTTCTGACACGTGCCGGCCACGCACACCTCCTCGACTTCACACTGAATCCCCTGGCAGGGGTCTGGAGGAGAAactgaaggaggggaaaaagggcggggcggggcggggtggggtggggtggggtgggagggaagaagccCAACATCAGTCACCCTCCAGTTGTCCGGCCCACAGCGGTACCCCCAGCTCCGCCCCGTAGCCCTAACCCCGACCCACCTTGCCACGacccccggccaccccccggcCTGCTCCCATTCCCCAGCCCCGGGGTTCCCCGGTCCCCGACTCCACTGACCTCGCTGGACGCACTGAACAACGCCATCGCTGACCTGGCAGCCAGTGCCCGGCTCGCAGCTGTGCGCTGAGCAGCGGACGCCGCGACCCGGGGTGCAGACACACATCTGCTCACAGCCGGGCAGCAGCACCTTCTCGTcgggctgggaggaagagacCGGTGGGGAAGGACGGGCGTCACTTCTCGGGTTTATAATCGCCAAcgatctccctctcctccctcccctcccttccctaggTCCTGGACCCGTGGACACTGGCCCCCATCACGAAGAGGCGGGGAGGCCTAATTCCTAAATCtaatcccaggtcacccagccccAAGTCCGACCAGGGTCCCAAAGCCTCCAACCCTCCCGCCTTCCGAGCCGGGTCCCCCAGACCCACCAGGAAGTATCTCCCGTCGTGGAAGCAGCCGCACTGGTCCGGAGGCACGCACCGCCCCTGGCTGAGCCACCACCCCTCCTCGCACCGGACGCCCTCGAAGCACGTCTCcttccccggctcccagccctccCGCGTCGCACACAGCTGAAGGCCGGTTTCCGTGCACAGCGCGTAGTGGCCGTCGGGGAGCACGGTCGGGGCtgcgaaggggagggaggggagcgggtcAACGAACTGGGCACGAAGCGAGTTAACCCCGCGCCTGAAAGGGGCTCATTCGCACCGCGAGCACTCTGGGGGCGCAAGGCGGGAACAGACTCGGGGAGACGAAGACTGAGACTTAAATAGGATGGGCCAGACGCCCAGACACAATCCGCGACAGTCGCCAGGAGAGCCAGAGACAGTCGGGCAAAGAGAGAGCCTCGGAGACCCCCGGATGGGGCTGGGGAACCCCgcttccccgtcccctcctctcctccctccccctccccggtcgGCTCCCCTCCCGGGACTCACGGCAGAAGGTCTCCGTCCTCCAGGGGCTCATGGTGACGCCGGCGGCCTGGCAGGCGGAGACGTAGCCTTGGGCCGCGAGGCACAGCAGGCGCTCGGCCTGGGGCAGGCGGCAGAGGTCACGGCTGCATGCGCGGACGTGGTCGTCGGGGCTGAGGTGACCGTGGCAGGCTGCGAAAGGGCCGCcggggtcggcgaggaggccgcaGTGGTCCCGGCCCCGGAGCGTCTCCTCGTCCTCCCGGGAGCAGGCCGGGGGCTCGACCGGCAGCACCTCCGTGGTCGGGGGCTTCGTACCCCCCTCGTCCACCTCCCAGGCCTCCGGTAAGGTcccggagtcgggggtcggggtacCGCTAGGCAGATCCGGTCGATGGGGCTCGTGGCCTCTGCCGCAAAGGCCGCGCACGAGCCCGCGGTAGTCGCCGGTCACGGTGAGGACCAGCTGCCAGGCCAGGTCGTAGGCCAGCTCCAGCCCGGACGCCTCCTGCACCACCGTGGCTGGACCCCGCGGGAAGGCCCGCAGCGACCCCTCGGCCAGGCTGAGCGGCAGCGGCAGCGTCCACCCGTCGATCTGGAGGGGACGGAAAAGAGAGGCGTGGGGgctagagggaaggaagggaagggaacggggcgatggagggaggtggaggaggaaggggcggggggggggaggggctggggaccaAGAAGGTGCgggccccggcccagcctcccGCCTCCAGGGCCGTCGGTCgcctccagccctccccccgacccctaaTCCGATCTCCCCGCAGTCGGGCCCCGAGACCctcgccccaccccatccccagcggagccccccgcccctcgggtccccggtcccccgccgccccccggcctcgccctGCCTCGATCACTCCGCTCCGCTTCTCCTCCAGCACCAGGACGCTTCCAGCCATCTCCAGCTCCACCCACCGGGTCGCCGGCCCCTCCCGTTGGCCGCGCCGGCCGTGCCCGAGGCGGACGGTGAAGGGCTGGGGTCCGGGGGCCTGGGCCAAGACGTAGGCCCGGTGCTCGGGGATGTCTACGGCGCGTCCGTCGAAGGTGACGAGGTGGCCGCGGCCCCGGACGAAGCAGGAGATGGAGCCGTGCGGGCGGCACTCGGGGACGCCGCCCTGCACGACGCAGCGCTCGCCCCGGCGGCAGGACGAGGGCTCGCAGACCaccatccccccggccccgcagcggCAGCGCGGCGTGCACTGCGGCCCGGGGTAGAACTCGGATCCCGCCTCGTAATAGACGCCGTCATGCAGGCAGCCGCACTGCTTGGGCTCCACGCACTGGTCGCCGCTGAGCAAGTGCCCAGAGTCGCACACGCAGCCCTCCCGGCATTGTCGGGCGCACGGCGTGGGCGCCCACGGGGAGCCGCACGTGTCCTCGCAGCCCGAGCCGCACACGTCGTAGTGGCTGTGAACGGGGCAGAGCATTCCTGCGGCGGGGAAGAGGATCCGCTGGCGTCGGAGGCCAGGGAGCCCGGGGGCCAGGGGGCGGGGACGAGGCGGCAGGGGGCAGGTGGGCATGAGGCCAACAGGCAGTCTGGCGGAGACAGCCAAGGGGGTCCagctccatcccagcccctccgTCCCGCCGTCCTCCCGCCCCTCGACCCTtcatccccgccgccccccagcaccccagcccc includes these proteins:
- the LOC103165817 gene encoding IgGFc-binding protein-like — its product is MYNIQWEVGRAKLRLTPFAVAAAAAATGAATAARPFTADSAMDATLRLILWTSLSGLWGQWSCATQASKGDEFLVVFSKNAETGGALPRLQILVTAHEDDTNVTVSVPNDSFRAAWTGRSGLTVTLALPSHTELRQSGRLVHAIVVRAQGPVTIVALYRHRSKAAASLLLPVSALGTDYLVVTPSGPLPWGPRHFSIVAGEAGATVDVLLRNTVLQGKKLYPAGSRLALPLAPYEAVQLRSEGDLSETRVTADRPVAVFAGRGCAPQRTGCDPTFEQLQPVAGWGRTFVLGPTPLSDSRDVVYVAATPQKHAKLEILPVRKGGFPAVQLLRPGQVVSLPLEPGQPILLTGSTRIQVLLAGSAAVPKGRHSGVFLARVPDVDRYCRALPVWGVTGFSGSVAGATLSEAAASLRMDGRQLDGWTVVGNTGYSWGHRHYGPGKHQLALQKSGFGGLNVAVGQGSAYGTAIGCGRSWRRARGGARRPARGSPGAGRRRRLGPRGLVWAQGALEPGRGPHHLVSRFPTAPGPTGCGHARCRFRRCLPGQQCRRRRRRQGYTWTAESWCWAQGALYYRTFDGKTFQFRGNCSYVMVESDGRGSPTPPFLLETSTDRLGDSRAYSFSRSFTLRLYGHKLSASRYEPGLVRVDGQLFGLPVSLHNEKLKVTQQGRSLLLVTNFALRLIFDWDAWLGVRLPGNIYRGRVSGLCGNLDGNSSNDQVTPAGVPAPKTEDFAGSWRVPGLPSEDQCYENCSCPECPQAQEREYRARELCGALNHPSGPFAACHGLVSPAGFRQNCIRDLCAAGRHQPTLCRAFTAYALACQEAGIALGTWREQTRCPLFCPPDSDYEPCGDPCVPTCADPYPGSCAGRCVERCRCRPGLLLNRGRCVPPAQCGCQHKGQALPPGAQFWEDAACSRRCRCHPDTRTVECEPGACQPGQACGVRGGLRGCYPIRWATCSSPGDPHYISFDGRAFAFHNPCGTYLLAGVEGVGRKGRASGGPGSEARGGPRGGPGRKGEGRARTKRGPASKGDGRARPKAGPGAKDGDGADGGVASKIEGRARPQGGGAGESEGGIQGGVWGEPWVGRGAWSGVQGESGLPLEDFQILLDSNRTSGDASSRTVRVRVYGTEVAISHEHPGRILLNGSPTHLPYLPNDLPLTVHRVGFLAELRTGFDLIVTFDWSNQVRVSVPVAYEGALRGLCGDLDGNPGNDLIPRGEPRDPASKPDDPVAFAGSWREPGPDGQTCAEPVVRPAACPNPEAAERAQRQSPVACGLLVDPKGPFRDCHAMHDPDPAFRRCTYLSCSEPRDPDRVCQELAHYTSVCQLAGRRVDPWRSGSFCGMLCPVHSHYDVCGSGCEDTCGSPWAPTPCARQCREGCVCDSGHLLSGDQCVEPKQCGCLHDGVYYEAGSEFYPGPQCTPRCRCGAGGMVVCEPSSCRRGERCVVQGGVPECRPHGSISCFVRGRGHLVTFDGRAVDIPEHRAYVLAQAPGPQPFTVRLGHGRRGQREGPATRWVELEMAGSVLVLEEKRSGVIEIDGWTLPLPLSLAEGSLRAFPRGPATVVQEASGLELAYDLAWQLVLTVTGDYRGLVRGLCGRGHEPHRPDLPSGTPTPDSGTLPEAWEVDEGGTKPPTTEVLPVEPPACSREDEETLRGRDHCGLLADPGGPFAACHGHLSPDDHVRACSRDLCRLPQAERLLCLAAQGYVSACQAAGVTMSPWRTETFCPPTVLPDGHYALCTETGLQLCATREGWEPGKETCFEGVRCEEGWWLSQGRCVPPDQCGCFHDGRYFLPDEKVLLPGCEQMCVCTPGRGVRCSAHSCEPGTGCQVSDGVVQCVQRVSPPDPCQGIQCEVEEVCVAGTCQKEDMATCMAWGDHQFSTFDGNTYSFQGRCTYVLASLRLPEAGSGQGASPPSARLTPFTILFRNGQRSNGALSAEWQTDVQLLNHTVSLQREGRTSVMLDGILTKLPVSLASGAIRLSLSGRNIILKTNVGLSVLYRGWILMVRLGLRYRGRTQGLCGDFNGDSSDDVILPDGRSHPGIEAWVREWKVADDDSCSDECEPHCSSCSPQEKQLYGSPGFCGILSTGVPGPFAGCHAAVPPAQYVENCLYYVCSNWGARQILCQALSRYAAECQRTGATLQEWREMAGCRLSCPAHSHYELCASSCPASCSSLRPAETCPLPCAERCQCDDGFVASGDDCVSLDTCGCSHHGRYYQLGQEWATSGCRERCQCPEGGGSQARCQPWGCGPRERCAVRDGVVGCHALSMVLCSLAGGQLTTFDGRQAGLTGGCSLLLARHSGPSGGRLQPFAVTVGGEADDWILGLEVGNRNLKVERGALDRLQVDGETVFLPVSDPAGYLAYRSGQDLVLLTAFDLHLAVSEGSGLLHVEVPASYRGALEGLCGDGDGDAANDLEPGAGDEAGPRGDADDGKGPQSFEESWRLKEGACEPSSAQALSDEEQERRREGPCSVVADREGPLAGCHATLDPDPFLRACIEARPGRGAPGKGEPELVCDAIAAYVAACQGAGAELQEWRSLAQCDVTCPPNSHYELRGDGCPVTCRDLAPPAGCVSSPREGCACDTGHVLSGAACVLPADCGCVLDGRYHPPDGGPFYSGPDCTKRCSCAPGGSLACEPWACEAKEECQLQQGAWTCLPVGLDGRCTIASAAHVVSFDGRSFSAWGACGYTLARTCSPGPEPFSIVLLKDKLGDPGSLVITVAGVSLTLHRKTPWLVEVDGEMVILPLELKEAGVLVNQVGATTMLKWEGGGKLTDADGFILLRLSGAYRGRVCGLCGNFNEDPGDDLLLPDGQQANDPKPFTEAWARPEAGQACRSHCGERCGSCSGDAYEGPRACGLLELPDGPFAACHAHVAPAQFAQRCVEELCSTAGHPSSLCRGLHAYAVVCRGVSAPLGPWRNSTFCPLSCTPGTLSTHCLRPQETLCASGIFPTGIPIECFEGCECPAGTLAEAGHCVPSTACGCIHQGRYLQVGEEIVNSDCTERCRCAEDSNLQCEPHSCEPEVLCGLRAGVRGCLAPEASCTVGPLGRQLTTFTGAQVALSSGTFQLAARCYGNATPWFRVVSEVKHCEMDPNPSLTVYVFVPEGLVVMQHGRGIWVNGQDVTLPTWVSPSLSLSLAPRGAFVLRQAGGVHVRLGEELEMNVSVPLSASGSLCGLCGENTAEIRTLTMWSAKDLELCSVSLWKS